One Paracoccus sp. TOH DNA segment encodes these proteins:
- a CDS encoding heme ABC transporter permease, which produces MSIWEYANPVKFMRVSGAILPWVVAGAALCTVAGLVWGFLTPQDYKQGATVKIIFLHVPAALMAINIWLMMLVTSLIWLVRRHHVSALAAKAAAPVGAVMTLIALITGAIWGQPMWGTWWEWDPRLTSFLILFLFYLGYMALWAAVEDPDSAADLTGVLCLVGSVFALLSRYAVNFWNQGLHQGASLSLAPGERMSAVYRYPLYLTMLGFFLLFLALLLIRTRTEIRRRRLAALLARENRA; this is translated from the coding sequence ATGTCGATCTGGGAATATGCCAACCCTGTCAAGTTCATGCGCGTATCGGGCGCGATCCTGCCATGGGTTGTGGCGGGGGCGGCGCTCTGCACCGTCGCCGGGCTGGTCTGGGGATTCCTGACGCCCCAGGACTACAAGCAGGGCGCGACGGTCAAGATCATCTTCCTGCATGTGCCCGCCGCGCTGATGGCGATCAACATCTGGCTGATGATGCTGGTCACCTCGCTGATCTGGCTGGTGCGGCGCCACCATGTCAGCGCCCTGGCCGCCAAGGCCGCGGCGCCGGTGGGCGCGGTGATGACGCTGATCGCGCTGATCACCGGAGCGATCTGGGGCCAGCCGATGTGGGGAACCTGGTGGGAATGGGATCCGCGGCTGACCTCGTTCCTGATCCTGTTCCTGTTCTATCTGGGCTACATGGCGCTGTGGGCGGCGGTCGAGGATCCCGACAGCGCCGCCGACCTGACCGGGGTGCTGTGCCTCGTGGGCTCGGTCTTCGCGCTCCTGTCGCGCTATGCCGTGAATTTCTGGAACCAGGGCCTGCACCAGGGCGCCTCGCTGTCGCTGGCGCCGGGCGAGCGGATGTCGGCGGTCTATCGCTATCCGCTTTACCTGACCATGCTGGGCTTTTTCCTGCTGTTCCTGGCGCTGCTGCTGATCCGCACCCGCACCGAGATCCGCCGCCGCCGTCTGGCCGCGCTGCTGGCAAGGGAGAACCGCGCATGA
- the ccmD gene encoding heme exporter protein CcmD, producing the protein MTELGKYATTVLAAYGASLVLLVGIIVQTVLANARARRELQEYERRG; encoded by the coding sequence ATGACCGAGCTTGGCAAATACGCCACCACCGTCCTGGCCGCCTATGGTGCGAGCCTGGTGCTGCTGGTCGGCATCATCGTGCAGACCGTGCTGGCCAATGCCCGCGCCCGTCGCGAATTGCAGGAGTATGAACGCCGTGGCTAG
- a CDS encoding DsbE family thiol:disulfide interchange protein: protein MLLPVAIFAGFAGLAGWALLRDDPDALPSAMVGREAPPVGASTLPGKPQLTDAMLRQPGVKLVNFWASWCPPCRAEHPTLTELSARLPVYGVDLKDPESAALGFLSEHGDPYHALASDPRGRVAIDWGVTAPPETFIIDGAGRILYRHAGPLVREDYQNRFLPELEKALAAE, encoded by the coding sequence ATGCTGCTGCCGGTGGCGATCTTCGCCGGCTTCGCCGGGCTGGCCGGCTGGGCGCTGCTGCGCGACGATCCCGATGCGCTGCCGTCGGCCATGGTCGGGCGCGAGGCGCCCCCGGTCGGCGCGAGCACGCTGCCCGGCAAGCCGCAGCTGACGGACGCCATGCTGCGCCAGCCGGGGGTGAAGCTGGTGAACTTCTGGGCCAGCTGGTGCCCGCCTTGCCGGGCCGAGCATCCGACGCTGACCGAGCTTTCCGCCCGGCTGCCGGTCTATGGCGTCGACCTGAAGGATCCCGAATCCGCCGCGCTGGGTTTTCTGTCCGAACATGGCGACCCCTATCACGCGCTGGCCAGCGACCCGCGCGGCCGGGTGGCGATCGACTGGGGGGTGACCGCGCCGCCCGAGACCTTCATCATCGACGGCGCGGGCCGCATCCTTTATCGCCATGCCGGCCCGCTGGTGCGCGAGGATTACCAGAACCGCTTCCTGCCCGAGCTGGAGAAGGCGCTGGCGGCCGAGTGA
- the hisC gene encoding histidinol-phosphate transaminase produces MSQNQTTIAPQPGILEISLYEGGASKVAGVENVVKLSSNENPFGPSDKAREAVIRAAHALHRYPNTDHAGLRAAIGEVHGLDPDRIICGVGSDEIIHFLCQAYAGPGTEVLFTEHGFLMYRISAHAAGATPVQVAERDRVTDVEALIAGASERTRLIFVANPNNPTGTMIGLPELERLARAVPQAILVVDAAYAEYVEDYDGGAELATRLPNVFMTRTFSKIYGLGGLRVGWGYGPREIVDVLNRIRGPFNLSHVALEGAEAAMRDREHIGRCQAENARMRAWLAEALAEKGVPSDTSCANFILARFADAGTAGACDEYLKAQGLIVRRVAGYGLPQCLRITVGDEASCRRVAHVIGQFMAERAESR; encoded by the coding sequence ATGTCGCAGAACCAGACGACCATCGCTCCGCAACCCGGCATCCTGGAGATCTCGCTTTACGAAGGCGGGGCCTCGAAGGTGGCGGGAGTCGAGAATGTCGTGAAGCTTTCCTCGAACGAGAACCCCTTCGGGCCTTCGGACAAGGCGCGCGAGGCGGTGATCCGCGCCGCCCATGCCCTGCATCGCTATCCCAATACCGACCATGCCGGGCTGCGCGCCGCCATCGGCGAGGTGCATGGGCTGGACCCCGACCGCATCATCTGCGGCGTCGGGTCGGACGAGATCATCCATTTCCTCTGCCAGGCCTATGCCGGGCCGGGAACCGAGGTGCTGTTCACCGAGCACGGTTTCCTGATGTATCGCATCTCTGCCCATGCGGCGGGGGCGACCCCGGTGCAGGTGGCCGAACGCGACCGGGTGACCGATGTCGAGGCGCTGATCGCCGGCGCGAGCGAGCGCACGCGGCTGATCTTCGTCGCCAACCCGAACAACCCGACCGGCACGATGATCGGCCTGCCGGAACTGGAGCGGCTGGCCCGCGCCGTGCCGCAGGCCATCCTGGTGGTCGATGCCGCCTATGCCGAATATGTCGAGGATTACGACGGCGGCGCCGAGCTGGCGACCCGGCTGCCGAACGTGTTCATGACCCGGACCTTTTCCAAGATCTACGGTCTGGGGGGCTTGCGCGTCGGCTGGGGCTATGGTCCGCGCGAGATCGTCGATGTGCTGAACCGCATCCGCGGCCCCTTCAACCTGTCCCATGTCGCGCTGGAAGGCGCCGAGGCCGCCATGCGCGACCGCGAGCACATCGGCCGCTGCCAGGCCGAGAATGCCCGCATGCGCGCCTGGCTGGCCGAGGCGCTGGCCGAAAAGGGCGTGCCCTCGGACACCTCTTGCGCGAATTTCATCCTGGCGCGCTTTGCCGATGCCGGGACGGCGGGGGCCTGCGACGAGTATCTGAAGGCCCAGGGGCTGATCGTGCGGCGCGTCGCCGGCTACGGTCTGCCGCAATGCCTGCGCATCACCGTGGGCGACGAGGCGTCCTGCCGGCGCGTGGCGCATGTCATCGGCCAGTTCATGGCCGAGCGCGCGGAGAGCCGCTGA
- a CDS encoding prephenate/arogenate dehydrogenase family protein, whose product MAAIYDRVALIGLGLIAGSMSLAMREAGLAREVVGHARSPETRETARQIGLVDRVTESAAEAVEGADLVVLAVPVGAMGAVAAEIAPHLKPGATVTDVGSVKQAVIEAVAPHIPEGVHFIPGHPLAGTEHSGPRSGFAALFRNRWWLLTPVEGSDPAAVERLSALVRAMGANVEAMDAAHHDLVLAVTSHTPHLIAYTMVGVADHLKRVTESEVIKYSAAGFRDFTRIAASDPTMWRDVFLQNKEAVLDILGRFTEELFMLQRAIRMGDGPHLHDYFTRTRAIRRGIIEAGQDTAAPDFGRSLAAGEAPKP is encoded by the coding sequence ATGGCCGCGATCTATGACCGGGTGGCGCTGATCGGGCTGGGGCTGATCGCCGGCTCGATGTCGCTGGCCATGCGCGAGGCCGGGCTGGCGCGCGAGGTGGTGGGCCATGCCCGCAGCCCCGAAACCCGCGAGACCGCGCGCCAGATCGGGCTGGTCGATCGCGTGACCGAGAGTGCCGCCGAGGCGGTGGAGGGTGCCGACCTGGTGGTGCTGGCGGTGCCGGTCGGCGCCATGGGCGCGGTCGCGGCCGAGATCGCGCCGCATCTGAAGCCGGGCGCGACGGTGACCGACGTCGGCTCTGTCAAGCAGGCGGTGATCGAGGCGGTGGCGCCGCATATCCCCGAAGGCGTGCATTTCATTCCCGGCCATCCGCTGGCCGGGACCGAGCATTCCGGCCCGCGCTCGGGCTTTGCGGCGCTGTTTCGCAACCGCTGGTGGCTGCTGACCCCGGTCGAGGGCAGCGACCCGGCGGCGGTGGAACGGCTTTCGGCGCTGGTGCGGGCGATGGGTGCCAATGTCGAGGCGATGGATGCCGCGCATCACGACCTGGTGCTGGCGGTGACCAGCCACACGCCGCATCTGATTGCCTATACGATGGTGGGGGTGGCCGATCATCTCAAGCGCGTCACCGAAAGCGAGGTCATCAAGTATTCCGCCGCCGGCTTCCGGGACTTCACCCGGATCGCCGCCTCGGACCCGACCATGTGGCGCGACGTGTTCCTGCAGAACAAGGAGGCGGTTCTGGACATCCTGGGCCGCTTCACCGAAGAGCTTTTCATGCTGCAGCGCGCCATCCGCATGGGCGACGGCCCGCATCTGCACGATTACTTCACCCGCACCCGGGCGATCCGCCGCGGCATCATTGAGGCCGGGCAGGACACCGCGGCGCCGGATTTCGGCCGCAGCCTGGCCGCCGGCGAGGCACCGAAGCCCTAG
- a CDS encoding DUF2125 domain-containing protein translates to MRRLLAPLVVLALFLGGLWLGGESLMAQQLRQIAAEQPMLGLGAVRELRDPRRIGVQAAALELRTDAGTLALPQAELWLNPLRPTELRLALPARATLDSGPGPLQLGMTDASARLRLQPLNGLGMASAGLAAGPLTVEGRDLAQGLRADARLTALEADAPPAAAAAYDLDLTVDQLEPGLFAALPLPGRLSLTASGRVWLDALPRPSTLTPDLAPLPVGLRLDDAELRLGALQTRILGRVQADAQGRAQGRVALYTRDAGPLLQAAATAGLIPPKLVTLAGTMLKTISAQPLPEAAGFRFPPPAAGELRLPLTFADGKTSLGPLTLGPAPVFPRR, encoded by the coding sequence ATGCGCCGACTGCTTGCCCCCCTTGTCGTTCTTGCCCTGTTTCTGGGCGGGCTCTGGCTGGGCGGCGAAAGCCTGATGGCCCAGCAACTGCGCCAGATCGCGGCCGAACAGCCCATGCTCGGCCTGGGCGCGGTGCGGGAACTGCGCGACCCAAGGCGGATCGGCGTGCAGGCCGCCGCGCTGGAGCTGCGGACGGATGCCGGCACGCTGGCCCTGCCGCAGGCCGAGCTGTGGTTGAACCCGCTGCGCCCGACCGAGCTGCGGCTGGCCCTGCCGGCCCGCGCCACGCTGGATTCCGGCCCTGGCCCGCTGCAGCTGGGCATGACCGATGCTTCGGCGCGGCTGCGGCTGCAACCGCTGAACGGGCTGGGCATGGCGTCGGCCGGACTCGCGGCCGGGCCGCTGACGGTCGAAGGCCGGGATCTGGCCCAAGGGCTGCGCGCCGACGCCCGGCTGACAGCGCTTGAGGCGGATGCGCCGCCGGCAGCCGCTGCGGCCTATGACCTGGACCTGACCGTGGATCAGCTCGAGCCCGGCCTGTTCGCGGCCCTGCCCCTGCCCGGCCGGCTGAGCCTGACCGCCAGCGGCAGGGTCTGGCTGGACGCCCTGCCCCGCCCATCGACCCTGACCCCCGATCTGGCACCGCTGCCGGTGGGGCTGCGCCTCGACGATGCCGAGCTGCGGCTGGGGGCGCTGCAGACGCGCATCCTCGGCCGCGTCCAGGCCGATGCCCAGGGCCGGGCCCAGGGCCGGGTCGCGCTTTATACCAGGGATGCGGGGCCGCTTCTGCAGGCCGCGGCCACGGCCGGGCTGATCCCGCCGAAGCTGGTGACACTGGCCGGGACCATGCTGAAAACCATCTCGGCGCAGCCGCTGCCCGAGGCTGCCGGCTTCCGCTTCCCGCCCCCGGCGGCGGGCGAACTGCGCCTGCCGCTGACCTTCGCCGACGGCAAGACGAGCCTGGGCCCGCTGACGCTGGGCCCGGCGCCGGTCTTTCCGCGCCGCTAG
- a CDS encoding gamma-glutamylcyclotransferase produces the protein MGERPEHWVFAYGSLMWDPGFPVAEMVTARVEGYARSFCLRSVVYRGTAETPGLVLGLDAEPGAHCIGLALRVAEPDWPETLAGLRARELTTNAYAELFLPLALQDGRKVKAIAYVIRRDHDQYAGLLDSREQAEIIARAQGGRGPNAEYLFNTAMHLAQMGIEDLALAELADRVRGLLRPGSGSGLGP, from the coding sequence ATGGGTGAACGGCCGGAGCATTGGGTCTTTGCCTATGGCTCGCTCATGTGGGATCCGGGCTTTCCCGTCGCGGAGATGGTGACGGCGCGGGTCGAAGGCTATGCGCGCAGCTTCTGCCTGCGCTCGGTGGTCTATCGCGGCACCGCCGAGACGCCCGGCCTGGTGCTGGGTCTGGATGCCGAGCCGGGGGCGCATTGCATCGGCCTGGCGCTGCGCGTGGCCGAGCCGGACTGGCCCGAAACGCTGGCCGGCCTGCGCGCGCGCGAACTGACGACCAATGCCTATGCCGAGCTTTTCCTGCCCTTGGCGCTGCAGGATGGCCGCAAGGTCAAGGCGATCGCCTATGTGATCCGCCGCGACCATGACCAATATGCCGGCTTGCTGGATTCCCGCGAGCAGGCCGAGATCATCGCCCGAGCCCAGGGCGGGCGCGGACCGAATGCGGAATACCTGTTCAACACCGCCATGCATCTGGCGCAGATGGGGATCGAGGATCTGGCGCTGGCCGAACTGGCCGACAGGGTGCGCGGGTTGCTGCGTCCCGGCAGCGGATCGGGGCTCGGCCCTTAG
- a CDS encoding peptidoglycan -binding protein, producing MGLSRGGGNRFSATIWPGFVDAMTALLMVMMFVLTIFLLVQSVLRDQITTQDSELDQLGRQVAQLSDALSSTQARAATLDRDLTAERERLRRSEQAVAGARSEIDAQTEAARLAAARREALEALIGDLRRRNTETQQQLDETEAARLTDAAAAQALRERLAKSDAELDAATLELEAARKQAEETLTLLAAAEAAKKDLGEKAETQASEAEKQAGLLALAQQKLSEQEALSTEDQRRVALLNQRVAQLNDQLGSLRAVLDAAGEERREADLRTEDLGRQLNLALLRAAEEERKRRALEEEARAKAEAEAKDLARYRSEFFGRLSQILAGREGVRVVGDRFVFSSEVLFAPGEATLSPGGREQIARVAERLKQISAEIPAEIDWMIRVDGHTDSQPLSGQGRYRDNWELSQARALAVVRYMVDELGFPATRLAPAGFADTRPVAPGDTPEARAQNRRIELKLTER from the coding sequence ATGGGGCTTAGCCGGGGCGGCGGCAACCGTTTCTCGGCCACGATCTGGCCGGGCTTCGTCGATGCGATGACCGCGCTTCTGATGGTCATGATGTTCGTGCTGACCATCTTCCTGCTGGTGCAATCGGTGCTGCGCGACCAGATCACCACCCAGGACAGCGAACTGGACCAGTTGGGCCGGCAGGTGGCGCAGCTTTCGGATGCGCTGTCCAGCACGCAGGCCCGCGCCGCCACGCTGGACCGCGACCTGACCGCCGAACGCGAGCGGCTGCGCCGCTCCGAGCAGGCGGTGGCCGGCGCCCGCTCCGAGATCGACGCCCAGACCGAGGCCGCCCGGCTTGCCGCCGCCCGCCGCGAGGCGCTGGAGGCGCTGATCGGCGACCTGCGCCGCCGCAATACCGAGACGCAGCAGCAACTGGACGAGACCGAGGCCGCGCGGCTGACCGATGCCGCCGCCGCCCAGGCGCTGCGCGAGCGGCTGGCGAAATCCGATGCCGAACTGGATGCCGCGACGCTGGAGCTGGAGGCGGCGCGCAAGCAGGCCGAGGAGACGCTGACCCTGCTCGCCGCCGCCGAGGCGGCCAAGAAGGACCTGGGCGAGAAGGCCGAGACCCAGGCCAGCGAGGCCGAGAAGCAGGCCGGCCTGCTGGCGCTGGCGCAGCAGAAGCTGTCCGAGCAGGAGGCGCTTTCGACCGAGGACCAGCGCCGCGTGGCGCTGCTCAACCAGCGGGTGGCGCAGCTCAACGACCAGCTGGGCAGCCTGCGCGCCGTCTTGGACGCGGCGGGCGAAGAACGCCGCGAGGCCGACCTGCGCACCGAGGATCTGGGCCGGCAGCTCAACCTCGCCCTGTTGCGCGCCGCCGAGGAGGAGCGCAAGCGCCGGGCGCTGGAGGAGGAGGCGCGCGCCAAGGCCGAGGCCGAGGCCAAGGACCTGGCGCGCTATCGGTCCGAGTTCTTCGGCCGGCTGTCGCAAATCCTGGCGGGGCGCGAAGGGGTGCGGGTGGTGGGCGACCGCTTCGTGTTCTCGTCCGAGGTGCTGTTCGCGCCGGGCGAGGCGACCCTGTCGCCCGGCGGACGCGAGCAGATCGCCCGCGTGGCCGAGCGGCTGAAGCAGATCTCGGCCGAGATCCCGGCCGAGATCGACTGGATGATCCGGGTGGACGGCCATACCGACAGCCAGCCGCTGTCCGGGCAGGGACGCTATCGCGACAACTGGGAGCTGAGCCAGGCCCGGGCGCTGGCGGTGGTGCGCTACATGGTGGACGAGCTGGGCTTCCCCGCGACCCGCCTTGCGCCTGCCGGCTTTGCCGATACGCGGCCGGTGGCGCCGGGCGACACGCCCGAGGCCCGCGCCCAGAACCGCCGCATCGAGCTGAAGCTGACCGAGCGCTAG
- a CDS encoding glycosyltransferase has translation MALAPVFASDFRHGSDRAVAIACDAAYLPYAATPALALAARPGRDYDVLIGSPDPLDLPASLSRAGIGQVAARDEALAEALPLDARRSLASYMGVFLGHALAGHYRRILVLDADILYERGDPARLMRADMLGRAVAAVRDNRQWRSPQRRVAEFRKLGEPAHPYFNAGVVMIDTEAFAAQDLPARLAGFARQHLRGLGRDQALLNGTLKGDWAEISPLWNWQFTWASSHLTSMADPCLIHFIGPAKPWRDEAAGVVPMRMRAAFAEVLARHFPDAPRPAGARARHWPRVGALRAALLRQWRAAGPMLRYLNRFPDEYTLLDPRA, from the coding sequence ATGGCTCTTGCCCCCGTCTTCGCGTCCGATTTCCGTCACGGCTCCGACAGGGCGGTCGCCATCGCTTGCGATGCGGCCTATCTGCCCTATGCCGCCACGCCGGCGCTGGCACTGGCGGCCAGGCCGGGGCGGGATTACGATGTGCTGATCGGCAGTCCCGATCCCCTGGACCTGCCCGCCAGCCTGTCCCGCGCCGGCATCGGCCAGGTCGCGGCGCGCGACGAGGCGCTGGCCGAGGCGCTGCCCCTGGACGCGCGACGCTCGCTCGCCTCCTATATGGGGGTCTTCCTGGGCCATGCGCTGGCCGGGCATTATCGCCGCATCCTGGTGCTGGACGCGGACATCCTTTACGAGCGCGGCGATCCGGCGCGGCTGATGCGGGCGGATATGCTGGGCCGGGCGGTGGCGGCAGTGCGCGACAACCGGCAATGGCGCAGCCCGCAGCGCCGCGTGGCCGAATTCCGCAAACTGGGCGAGCCGGCGCATCCTTATTTCAACGCGGGCGTGGTGATGATCGACACCGAAGCCTTTGCGGCGCAGGATCTGCCTGCCCGACTTGCCGGCTTCGCCCGCCAGCACCTGCGGGGTTTGGGACGGGATCAGGCGCTGTTGAACGGCACGCTGAAAGGCGACTGGGCCGAGATCAGCCCGCTGTGGAACTGGCAGTTCACCTGGGCCTCGTCGCATCTGACCAGCATGGCCGATCCCTGCCTGATCCATTTCATCGGCCCCGCGAAACCCTGGCGCGACGAGGCGGCCGGGGTGGTGCCGATGCGGATGCGCGCCGCCTTCGCCGAGGTGTTGGCCCGGCATTTCCCCGACGCGCCACGCCCCGCCGGGGCACGGGCGCGGCATTGGCCGCGCGTCGGGGCGCTGCGGGCGGCGCTGCTGCGGCAATGGCGCGCGGCCGGGCCGATGCTGCGCTATCTGAACCGCTTCCCCGACGAATACACCCTGCTCGATCCGCGCGCCTAG
- a CDS encoding NYN domain-containing protein: protein MFYKDDRLALFIDGSNLYAAAKSLGFDIDYKLLRQEFERRGKLIRAYYYTALLENEDYSPIRPLVDWLHYNGYSMVTKPAREYTDALGRRKVKGNMDVELVINAMELAPRLDHAVLFSGDGDFRPLVEALQRQGVRVSVVSTMRSQPPMIADELRRQADNFIELDALRDIIGRPPREAATPQDS from the coding sequence GTGTTTTACAAGGACGACCGGCTGGCGTTGTTCATCGACGGGTCGAATCTCTACGCTGCGGCAAAGTCGCTGGGTTTCGATATCGACTACAAGCTGCTGCGGCAGGAATTTGAGCGGCGCGGCAAGCTGATCCGCGCTTATTATTATACAGCGTTGCTGGAAAACGAGGATTATTCACCGATCCGCCCGCTGGTCGACTGGCTGCATTACAATGGCTATTCGATGGTGACGAAGCCCGCCCGCGAGTATACCGACGCGCTGGGGCGCCGCAAGGTCAAGGGCAACATGGATGTCGAGCTGGTGATCAACGCCATGGAACTGGCGCCGCGGCTGGACCATGCGGTGCTGTTCTCGGGCGACGGCGATTTCCGGCCGCTGGTCGAGGCGCTGCAGCGCCAGGGCGTGCGGGTCTCGGTGGTCTCGACCATGCGCAGCCAGCCGCCGATGATCGCCGACGAGCTGCGCCGACAGGCCGACAATTTCATCGAGCTCGACGCCCTGCGCGACATCATCGGCCGCCCGCCGCGCGAAGCCGCCACCCCCCAGGACAGCTGA
- the folK gene encoding 2-amino-4-hydroxy-6-hydroxymethyldihydropteridine diphosphokinase has product MSRNPIQKANLALVALGANLPSSAGIPAENLRFALEKILQLPQVVPVAVSRFWTTPAYPAGSGPDYVNAAAAFLCTMPPDALLAELHAIEAGLGRSREGARWQARGLDLDLLAYDGLVLPDASVQDRWRGLPPEEQPLHAPEQLVLPHPRMQDRGFVLAPLAEIAPGWVHPRLGRSVAQMLAALPAGALQGMRPASA; this is encoded by the coding sequence ATGTCTCGTAACCCAATCCAGAAGGCGAACTTAGCGTTGGTTGCACTGGGTGCAAACCTACCTAGTTCGGCAGGTATTCCGGCGGAAAACCTGCGTTTTGCCCTCGAAAAGATCTTGCAATTACCGCAGGTTGTGCCGGTGGCGGTCAGCCGATTCTGGACCACGCCGGCCTATCCGGCCGGTTCCGGTCCCGATTATGTGAACGCCGCTGCCGCATTTCTGTGCACCATGCCGCCCGATGCGCTGCTGGCCGAGCTGCACGCGATCGAGGCCGGGCTGGGCCGCAGCCGCGAGGGCGCCCGCTGGCAGGCACGCGGCCTGGACCTGGACCTGCTGGCCTATGACGGCCTGGTGCTGCCCGACGCCTCGGTCCAGGACCGCTGGCGCGGTCTGCCGCCCGAGGAACAGCCGCTGCACGCCCCCGAGCAACTGGTGCTGCCGCATCCGCGCATGCAGGACCGCGGTTTCGTGCTGGCCCCCCTGGCCGAGATCGCGCCGGGCTGGGTGCATCCGCGCCTTGGCCGCAGCGTGGCGCAGATGCTGGCGGCGCTGCCGGCCGGGGCGCTGCAGGGCATGAGACCCGCAAGCGCTTGA
- the rpoZ gene encoding DNA-directed RNA polymerase subunit omega produces the protein MARVTVEDCVDKVPNRFDLVMLAAHRAREIAAGSPLTVDRDNDKNPVVSLREIADETQPVDELRERMIESSQTQIEVDEPEEDAMALLLGAEIDRPKPADEESEERMLRMMLEAQGRN, from the coding sequence ATGGCCCGCGTTACAGTCGAAGATTGCGTCGACAAGGTTCCGAACCGTTTTGACCTGGTGATGCTGGCGGCCCATCGCGCGCGTGAAATCGCTGCGGGCAGCCCGCTGACCGTGGATCGCGACAACGACAAGAATCCCGTCGTCTCGCTGCGCGAGATCGCCGACGAGACCCAGCCGGTGGACGAGTTGCGCGAGCGCATGATCGAGTCGAGCCAGACCCAGATCGAGGTCGACGAGCCCGAGGAGGACGCGATGGCGCTGCTGCTGGGCGCCGAGATCGACCGCCCCAAGCCCGCCGACGAGGAATCGGAAGAGCGCATGCTGCGCATGATGCTGGAAGCGCAAGGCAGGAACTGA